Proteins encoded by one window of Cervus canadensis isolate Bull #8, Minnesota chromosome 18, ASM1932006v1, whole genome shotgun sequence:
- the LOC122420692 gene encoding glutaredoxin-1-like — MAQAFVNSNIQSGKVVVFIKPTCPYGRRIQDSGFLSQLPFKQGRLEFVNITANGDTNEIQDYLQQLTGARTVPRVFIGKECIGGCTDLVNMHERGELLTRLKQIGALQ; from the coding sequence ATGGCTCAAGCATTCGTGAACAGCAACATCCAGTCTGGGAAGGTGGTTGTGTTCATCAAGCCCACCTGCCCCTACGGCAGAAGGATTCAGGATTCAGGATTCCTCAGCCAACTGCCCTTCAAACAAGGGCGTTTGGAATTTGTCAACATCACAGCCAACGGCGACACCAATGAGATTCAAGATTACTTGCAACAGCTCACAGGAGCCAGAACGGTACCTCGGGTCTTCATTGGTAAAGAGTGCATAGGTGGATGCACTGATCTAGTAAATATGCATGAGAGAGGGGAACTGTTGACACGGCTAAAGCAAATTGGAGCTCTGCAATAA